The following coding sequences lie in one Vibrio sp. ED004 genomic window:
- a CDS encoding multidrug effflux MFS transporter — MKTKPSLWQIVLLLMFPQIAETIYSPTLDSISKSFDVSYTQAAQTLSIYFSAFAVGVVVWGVLADKWGRRPTMLLGMGLFACSALIAMQTDSFAWLMIARAMGAFGLAVGSVVTQTMLRDAFSGTELAKVFGYMGMGLSISPIIGLLLGGQLSQAGGHQYVFTALLIMVLALLIHSLWSLPETQKSKQPLQLKSLSLHMIKDGGIWMSALLVASFNIALFSYYQLGSFTFLQLGFSIEQFGYSGVVLGFGTLLGSLLNKALLKRQVSSISLICLAAGLQTLGAVGVYFSQHTIWFLLPMMLVVMAFGIAIPNVLSRALVRYQSQAGSAGALFGLMYYTLIGSGLALAGMLQDLGVVLVLCGALSVLVTIRSRL; from the coding sequence ATGAAAACAAAACCTTCTTTATGGCAAATAGTGCTGTTGTTGATGTTCCCTCAAATCGCAGAAACCATCTATAGCCCGACTCTGGATTCAATATCGAAATCCTTTGATGTCAGTTACACACAAGCCGCTCAAACCCTATCGATTTACTTCTCTGCATTTGCGGTGGGTGTAGTGGTATGGGGCGTGCTAGCGGATAAATGGGGACGTCGTCCCACCATGTTATTGGGGATGGGGCTATTCGCCTGTTCTGCACTTATTGCCATGCAAACCGACAGTTTTGCGTGGTTGATGATAGCAAGAGCGATGGGGGCTTTCGGACTTGCAGTTGGCTCTGTCGTCACTCAAACCATGCTTCGAGATGCTTTTAGTGGAACAGAGCTAGCCAAGGTATTTGGTTACATGGGCATGGGGTTGTCGATTAGCCCAATCATCGGGTTGCTACTGGGTGGCCAATTAAGCCAAGCAGGCGGGCATCAATATGTGTTTACTGCCTTGTTAATCATGGTGTTGGCGCTGCTAATACACAGTTTGTGGTCTTTGCCGGAAACGCAGAAATCTAAGCAGCCGTTACAATTAAAATCACTCAGTCTTCATATGATCAAAGACGGTGGTATTTGGATGTCGGCACTGCTTGTTGCGTCATTCAATATTGCGCTGTTTTCGTATTACCAACTGGGTTCATTCACGTTCTTACAGCTTGGATTCAGCATCGAACAGTTTGGCTATAGTGGTGTCGTGCTTGGGTTCGGAACCTTGTTGGGAAGTTTGCTTAACAAAGCGCTCTTGAAGCGACAAGTATCATCAATCTCTTTGATTTGCTTAGCGGCAGGGCTCCAAACATTAGGTGCGGTGGGTGTGTATTTCTCACAACACACGATCTGGTTCTTGCTTCCGATGATGTTGGTGGTTATGGCGTTTGGAATCGCGATCCCTAATGTATTGAGCCGTGCGTTGGTGCGCTATCAATCTCAAGCAGGAAGTGCAGGCGCACTGTTTGGTTTGATGTATTACACCTTGATTGGTTCAGGGCTCGCTTTAGCAGGTATGCTCCAAGATCTAGGCGTGGTGTTAGTACTTTGTGGCGCGTTATCTGTGTTGGTGACGATACGCAGTCGACTCTAG
- the add gene encoding adenosine deaminase encodes MDFLALPKIDLHCHLDGSVRPDTIIDLAKQYNIELPEDRDAVVQSLTVPEDCKNLDEYLACFSLPLQVMQTEEAIERISFELYEDAALENVKYLEVRFAPILHVNKGLSLDTIIASAVKGMKRAEEKYDIKGNYIMSVLRMFPKDSIKDVIDAGKPYLGKGVVAFDIAGGEKPGFCAEFPEYTQYAIEQGYRVTVHAGEQWHGQNVYDAVTMLDAERIGHGVHIQGNEDAYNIVKEKQVALETCPTSNVQTKCIHQFSDHPIAEFKKDGIVVTINTDNRTVSNTTMTNEVKRVCETFGLTKEDYAEIYKYSVESAFASDEVKQHLMGFVEQI; translated from the coding sequence ATGGATTTTCTAGCACTACCAAAGATTGATTTACACTGCCACCTAGACGGAAGTGTTCGCCCAGATACGATTATTGACCTAGCAAAACAGTACAATATCGAACTACCTGAAGATCGCGATGCGGTTGTTCAATCTCTAACTGTGCCAGAAGATTGCAAAAACCTAGACGAATACCTAGCTTGTTTCAGCCTGCCACTGCAAGTAATGCAGACTGAAGAAGCAATTGAACGTATCTCTTTTGAGCTTTACGAAGACGCAGCACTAGAAAACGTTAAGTACCTAGAAGTTCGCTTTGCGCCAATCCTGCACGTAAACAAAGGTCTGTCTCTTGATACGATCATTGCAAGCGCAGTAAAAGGCATGAAGCGTGCTGAAGAGAAATACGACATCAAGGGCAACTACATCATGTCTGTACTGCGTATGTTCCCTAAAGACTCTATCAAAGACGTAATCGACGCAGGCAAACCGTACCTTGGTAAGGGTGTTGTTGCGTTTGATATCGCAGGTGGTGAGAAGCCAGGTTTCTGCGCTGAATTCCCTGAATACACGCAATACGCTATCGAACAAGGCTACCGAGTGACAGTTCACGCTGGTGAGCAATGGCATGGTCAGAACGTTTACGATGCAGTCACTATGCTAGACGCTGAGCGTATCGGTCACGGTGTTCACATCCAAGGCAACGAAGATGCGTACAACATCGTTAAAGAGAAGCAAGTTGCACTTGAGACTTGCCCAACAAGTAACGTTCAAACTAAATGTATTCACCAATTCAGCGACCACCCAATTGCTGAATTCAAAAAAGACGGCATCGTTGTAACGATCAACACAGACAACCGTACTGTGTCGAACACAACCATGACTAACGAAGTGAAGCGTGTGTGTGAAACATTCGGCTTAACAAAAGAAGATTACGCTGAAATCTACAAGTACTCTGTAGAGAGCGCTTTTGCTTCAGATGAAGTGAAACAGCACCTAATGGGTTTCGTTGAGCAAATCTAA
- a CDS encoding type II secretion system protein translates to MRRTSGFTLIELVAVVVVLGILSVIAAPRFLGLQSDARAAALEGLKASMEGAASIVYGKAAVAGVENLPVSDGQSTLVEGVVTDYGYPTASETGIGTAVQGLLGDNSDWKQLGSHTESVLNEVIVYSFANAEESETCVVIYRSNASAGAPTIISSDADLC, encoded by the coding sequence ATGAGAAGAACAAGTGGCTTTACTCTAATTGAACTTGTCGCCGTCGTTGTCGTACTTGGCATTCTTTCTGTGATTGCGGCGCCCAGGTTCTTAGGTCTTCAATCCGATGCTAGAGCTGCGGCATTAGAGGGCCTTAAAGCGTCAATGGAAGGCGCAGCTTCGATTGTTTACGGTAAGGCAGCAGTTGCAGGGGTTGAAAACCTTCCAGTGTCGGATGGTCAAAGTACCTTAGTGGAAGGTGTTGTGACTGACTATGGTTATCCCACAGCCTCAGAGACTGGTATTGGAACGGCAGTACAAGGACTGCTCGGTGATAACAGTGACTGGAAGCAACTTGGTTCTCATACAGAGTCAGTATTAAACGAAGTTATCGTTTATTCATTTGCCAATGCTGAAGAAAGCGAAACTTGTGTTGTTATTTATCGCTCGAATGCTTCGGCCGGAGCGCCGACGATTATCTCGTCTGACGCTGATTTGTGTTAA
- a CDS encoding glutathione synthase produces MTIPPLSQQIIEDACEWAIMHGVAFRQSDNTARHCPFSIAPMTMEREVYEHLRRVTPLITKLISNVSEDHDFLQSSLSDMAQADPFFGRLMALHQQAHGRADERLNPARQPLLLMRTDFMDDRQHGAKVIEFNGIAAGMAPFGQRATEFHSYMQNQWPETYKNWLEDPSATPAGNQGLTQLAYGIATAAKQVKADFNEQGKPVFLMVVQKNEDNVYDQHLLEVELQKQGVRTVRRTFEQLSSQLSTGDNQRLLLQDIGAVDVVYLRAGYQYSDYWAPELNESVCCHTLSQTRLFIEQHHVSVNATFSQQLATSKTMQMLLTMMSASEYARWGLTLEEAELVKSVLADMKPITSESIEWFNTQANKHEWVLKNQGEGGGHCVFGDDISEQLSQLKPEEYDAWALMQRLYPHERDVPTIAVRDTQQTLVTDLVSEVGLFTAYYQGKPVTELEGYAGYLIRSKPASENEGGIHSGKGILDSLVLID; encoded by the coding sequence ATGACAATTCCACCGTTATCACAACAGATTATTGAAGATGCCTGTGAGTGGGCGATCATGCACGGCGTTGCGTTCCGCCAGTCAGATAATACCGCTAGGCATTGTCCTTTCAGTATTGCGCCAATGACAATGGAACGCGAGGTTTATGAACACTTGCGCCGAGTGACTCCGCTTATCACTAAGCTGATCAGCAACGTGTCGGAAGACCATGATTTTCTGCAGTCCTCATTGAGTGATATGGCGCAAGCCGATCCATTTTTCGGTCGCTTGATGGCACTTCATCAACAAGCTCATGGCAGGGCAGATGAACGTTTGAATCCAGCTCGTCAGCCATTGCTATTGATGCGAACCGATTTTATGGACGATCGCCAACATGGCGCAAAAGTCATTGAATTCAATGGTATTGCAGCAGGTATGGCGCCTTTTGGCCAACGAGCAACAGAATTTCACTCGTACATGCAAAACCAATGGCCAGAAACGTACAAGAACTGGCTGGAAGACCCGTCGGCAACACCTGCAGGGAACCAAGGTTTAACCCAACTAGCTTATGGTATTGCAACGGCCGCAAAGCAAGTTAAAGCGGACTTCAATGAGCAAGGCAAACCGGTTTTCTTGATGGTGGTACAGAAGAACGAAGACAACGTGTATGACCAACATCTACTTGAAGTCGAGCTACAAAAGCAGGGTGTTCGCACGGTTCGTCGTACTTTTGAACAATTGAGCTCTCAGCTTTCAACGGGCGATAACCAACGCCTATTGCTGCAAGATATCGGCGCAGTCGATGTTGTGTATCTAAGAGCGGGTTATCAGTATTCAGACTACTGGGCGCCCGAGCTTAATGAATCCGTTTGCTGTCATACGCTAAGTCAGACGCGTTTGTTCATCGAACAACACCATGTCTCTGTGAATGCCACCTTCAGCCAACAGTTAGCAACCAGTAAAACCATGCAAATGCTTCTGACCATGATGTCTGCATCAGAATACGCCCGTTGGGGTTTAACGCTAGAAGAAGCGGAATTGGTGAAAAGTGTTTTAGCCGATATGAAGCCAATCACCAGTGAGTCGATTGAATGGTTCAATACGCAAGCGAACAAGCATGAGTGGGTGCTGAAAAACCAAGGTGAGGGCGGTGGCCACTGTGTATTCGGTGACGATATCAGCGAGCAATTGAGCCAACTTAAGCCAGAAGAGTACGATGCATGGGCTCTCATGCAGCGCTTGTACCCACATGAACGTGACGTGCCGACTATTGCAGTGCGTGATACTCAGCAAACACTCGTAACAGACTTAGTCAGCGAAGTCGGCCTATTCACCGCTTACTACCAAGGGAAGCCAGTGACCGAACTGGAAGGCTACGCGGGTTACTTGATCCGCAGTAAGCCAGCCAGCGAAAACGAAGGCGGAATCCACAGCGGAAAGGGTATTCTAGATTCGTTGGTGTTAATTGATTAA
- a CDS encoding sugar O-acetyltransferase, with translation MKTELEKMLSGEVFDGADHEIDQMRTHASKALTDFNQCSDDAQQPNLQANLFGKIGSSVVRPPFHCEFGKTIEIGDDTFINMNVVMLDGANIKIGNNVLVGPSVQFYTASHSLDHLSRRKWETFCFPIIVEDDVWIGGNSVINQDVTIGARSVIAANSVVNSDVPPNCLYGGTPAKLIRYLNTEQPSDDSE, from the coding sequence ATGAAAACAGAACTCGAAAAAATGCTGTCTGGCGAAGTTTTTGACGGTGCCGATCATGAGATTGACCAAATGCGCACTCATGCAAGTAAAGCTCTGACAGATTTCAATCAATGTTCCGACGACGCTCAACAGCCGAACCTTCAAGCAAATCTATTTGGCAAAATCGGCAGCAGTGTTGTGCGTCCTCCTTTCCATTGTGAGTTTGGTAAAACCATCGAGATCGGTGACGATACCTTCATCAATATGAACGTGGTGATGCTTGATGGTGCAAACATCAAGATTGGTAACAATGTTCTAGTGGGGCCAAGCGTTCAGTTTTACACCGCTTCTCACTCTCTAGACCATCTAAGTCGTCGTAAATGGGAAACCTTCTGCTTTCCAATTATCGTTGAAGACGATGTATGGATTGGCGGAAACTCAGTCATCAACCAAGATGTCACGATTGGTGCTCGTTCAGTGATCGCGGCTAACTCTGTGGTCAACAGCGACGTACCGCCAAACTGTCTATACGGTGGAACGCCAGCCAAGTTGATTCGATACTTGAACACTGAGCAGCCAAGTGACGACAGCGAATAA
- a CDS encoding membrane dipeptidase yields the protein MLKKITLVAASIALTCGVAHASVESKTWPASDKAKTFVQDTIVIGMLASPYGAGWKDDQQLLDYFQDARDAGITGHEYTITAADHNFDDFLFHHHKHRSAMAKQPDNFIIAHSNNDIEKAYTEGKTAVLWNSQTATILEEDVTKMAILKDMGLKTMILAYNDIFRTGSGQLAAFNGRDIGLTPWGESVIDSMVEYQVILDLSHTGSKTANDAMDYMEEKYPGTPFVYTHSVPAGLYKSEPDATPQGCYRAIPDDEALRAAKSGGYVAPTFTEWMMDGIWPEDISPVQAADMIDYYVKLVGVDHVGIATDDMFSTAMVVDFATKNAKMYDDGGYMIEAFNKGATGNGELSKILAAITDELWKRGYSNDDLAKIYGGNKMRVYAQVSEGADPDEFQKEYAKRLKALTKLRNENLTM from the coding sequence ATGTTGAAAAAGATTACGTTAGTAGCGGCGAGTATCGCCCTGACTTGTGGTGTTGCCCATGCCAGTGTTGAGAGTAAAACTTGGCCAGCTTCGGACAAGGCCAAAACATTCGTTCAAGACACGATCGTGATTGGTATGCTGGCAAGCCCATACGGCGCAGGTTGGAAGGATGACCAACAACTATTGGATTATTTCCAAGATGCTCGTGATGCAGGTATTACAGGGCATGAATACACGATTACCGCTGCTGACCACAACTTTGATGACTTCTTGTTTCACCATCATAAACACCGCTCTGCGATGGCAAAACAACCTGACAATTTCATCATCGCGCATTCCAATAATGATATTGAAAAAGCGTACACCGAAGGCAAAACCGCCGTGCTTTGGAACAGCCAAACCGCGACCATCTTAGAAGAAGATGTCACTAAAATGGCGATTCTAAAAGACATGGGCTTAAAAACCATGATCTTGGCTTATAACGACATTTTCAGAACAGGTTCAGGACAATTAGCCGCATTTAACGGTAGAGATATTGGCCTAACACCTTGGGGAGAATCTGTAATTGATTCGATGGTCGAATATCAGGTCATTCTCGATCTCAGCCACACAGGCTCAAAGACAGCAAATGACGCGATGGATTACATGGAAGAGAAGTATCCTGGGACTCCATTTGTTTACACACACTCGGTACCTGCTGGGCTTTATAAGAGTGAACCCGATGCTACGCCACAAGGTTGTTACCGTGCTATCCCTGATGATGAAGCGTTGCGTGCTGCTAAATCAGGTGGCTACGTTGCCCCAACCTTTACCGAGTGGATGATGGATGGTATTTGGCCTGAAGATATATCTCCTGTTCAAGCCGCAGATATGATCGATTACTACGTAAAATTGGTAGGTGTTGACCACGTCGGCATCGCGACAGACGATATGTTTTCTACAGCAATGGTTGTGGATTTCGCCACCAAGAACGCGAAAATGTACGACGATGGCGGCTACATGATTGAGGCGTTCAACAAAGGCGCTACCGGTAATGGTGAACTGTCGAAGATCCTCGCAGCCATCACCGACGAGCTTTGGAAACGCGGTTACAGCAATGACGATCTAGCCAAGATCTACGGCGGCAATAAGATGCGAGTTTATGCTCAAGTGTCAGAAGGCGCAGACCCTGACGAATTCCAAAAAGAGTATGCAAAACGCCTTAAAGCGCTAACCAAATTGAGAAATGAAAACTTGACGATGTAG
- a CDS encoding HAD family phosphatase — translation MSSNQIKNVVFDVGNVIVRWSPLEITQLTFGSIADPEARARSIFQSSIWLDLNKGFLTENEAKLRYQQELNLSPLECDRLFYYVKQTQILLHGSVDLVERVKRAGYGVHALTDNVVEIVEYLKSTYEFWPLFDGAAVSAELGMLKPQPEIYQALLSNNGLEASETVFIDDMPYNVEGAKAEGMAGIQFIDAVQCENSLQALGVNLKQ, via the coding sequence ATGAGTTCGAATCAAATCAAAAATGTCGTGTTTGATGTGGGTAATGTGATTGTGCGTTGGTCGCCATTGGAAATTACTCAACTAACGTTTGGAAGTATCGCCGACCCTGAAGCCCGAGCGCGTTCGATTTTCCAAAGCTCGATCTGGTTAGATTTGAACAAAGGCTTTTTGACTGAAAATGAGGCTAAACTTCGCTATCAACAAGAACTCAATTTATCTCCATTAGAGTGTGATCGCCTGTTCTATTACGTTAAACAAACGCAGATCTTATTGCATGGTTCTGTCGATCTTGTCGAGCGTGTAAAGCGTGCTGGTTATGGTGTGCATGCACTTACCGACAACGTAGTCGAGATAGTTGAATACCTAAAATCAACCTATGAATTTTGGCCGCTGTTTGATGGCGCGGCGGTATCCGCTGAATTGGGCATGCTTAAACCGCAGCCTGAGATTTACCAAGCACTGCTGTCTAATAATGGTCTTGAAGCTTCAGAAACTGTCTTCATTGATGATATGCCCTATAACGTTGAAGGGGCTAAGGCTGAAGGCATGGCTGGTATTCAGTTTATCGACGCAGTTCAATGTGAAAATAGCTTACAAGCCTTGGGTGTCAATTTGAAACAGTGA
- a CDS encoding TetR/AcrR family transcriptional regulator yields MLREQIAASLEVAFSQQGFAEPSVAQLKTACGVSLRTLYKHFPSKEAMIVGALEYRHQRYLDFLLEASPEAGLESVTHIFNKLQQWLEEYAPHGCMSMNAIAAFPDNELINQAVTQHKEQVRLLIGKQSLRDDLATPLFLLHEGVSSAWPVLGEEAVVSAQNMVTKLLEETR; encoded by the coding sequence ATGTTGAGAGAACAGATTGCAGCAAGCCTTGAAGTAGCGTTCAGCCAACAAGGTTTTGCTGAGCCGAGCGTTGCACAGCTGAAAACCGCGTGCGGTGTGAGCCTAAGAACCCTGTATAAACACTTCCCTTCAAAAGAAGCGATGATTGTTGGTGCGTTGGAATACCGACACCAACGCTATCTCGATTTCTTACTGGAGGCGTCACCAGAGGCTGGATTGGAATCTGTCACTCATATTTTCAACAAGCTCCAACAATGGTTAGAAGAGTATGCGCCGCATGGGTGCATGTCGATGAATGCGATTGCTGCGTTCCCGGATAATGAGCTTATCAACCAAGCGGTTACGCAGCATAAAGAACAAGTTCGTTTGCTTATAGGCAAGCAGAGCCTGCGAGATGATCTCGCGACACCACTGTTTTTACTTCATGAAGGCGTATCAAGCGCGTGGCCAGTATTAGGCGAAGAAGCGGTGGTATCAGCACAGAATATGGTTACAAAATTACTCGAGGAAACACGATGA
- a CDS encoding helix-turn-helix transcriptional regulator, translated as MALISETIEFDADSLPAPVIGIAAELGKHDSGIHHHVKGQLLYAPQGCINLTLENALCILPPTKAVWIPPYTKHRAQMTNVVAYRSLYFDSSIYSCPEAIEIVEVNELLKALINKMAFWDWNITPEQTTNTANLFWEEFYNANQHSFILPLPTDRRFKGFCKQVRTTSFLAPALSTLANSVGASTKTITRLFKAETGMTYQEWRQQWRLFKVIELLSENRQVGDVAHLLEFSSNSAFIAFFKQQTGQTPLAFNKQGA; from the coding sequence ATGGCATTAATTAGTGAGACCATTGAGTTTGATGCAGACAGCTTACCCGCGCCTGTCATTGGCATTGCCGCAGAACTAGGCAAACATGACTCGGGCATACATCATCACGTTAAGGGGCAACTTCTATATGCTCCGCAAGGCTGCATCAACTTGACCTTAGAAAACGCCCTTTGCATTTTACCGCCGACCAAAGCCGTGTGGATCCCGCCCTATACCAAGCATCGAGCCCAGATGACTAATGTGGTTGCCTATCGCTCGCTCTATTTCGATAGCAGTATTTACTCCTGCCCGGAGGCCATTGAGATTGTGGAAGTGAACGAGCTTTTGAAGGCGCTGATCAATAAGATGGCCTTTTGGGATTGGAACATTACACCGGAGCAAACCACCAACACTGCCAACCTATTCTGGGAAGAGTTTTACAACGCCAATCAGCATTCATTTATCTTGCCGCTACCCACAGATCGCCGCTTTAAAGGCTTTTGTAAGCAAGTTCGAACTACTTCCTTTCTTGCCCCTGCATTATCGACATTAGCGAACTCAGTTGGCGCAAGCACCAAAACGATTACCCGATTATTCAAAGCCGAAACAGGCATGACCTATCAAGAATGGCGACAACAGTGGCGCTTATTTAAAGTAATTGAACTGCTATCAGAAAACCGACAAGTCGGAGATGTGGCGCATCTGTTAGAGTTTTCATCCAACAGCGCGTTTATTGCCTTTTTCAAACAACAAACCGGACAAACACCACTGGCTTTTAACAAGCAGGGAGCGTGA
- a CDS encoding AraC family transcriptional regulator codes for MKKDRGMGLDIPLIDKRVVNHFQRCLREDNSLALRHALLADLALEVKLPFSMDTSSASYVPYKVLVLFLQRLRANLSPNKFITVLLESATQAAKELRFSTISMQDFLDTFPIEKLSVEQSKEGLVVSFETSMQSASQIESELFLIAYTHAYLQAHYAELGKPIRYDLKTANSQALSELKIQTETPQYLGQQQTCIQYAALDTVGVLSAVRAKPMSNARKVAEALAPYIGRMDIDLDTFCALNEIGKRTVQRALKKEQTTYKAIKESLVIEFAKRVISQQDYSIADVALHLGYADASQFIRAFKRVNGITPYQWQKGRRKTK; via the coding sequence ATGAAAAAGGATAGAGGGATGGGGCTTGATATTCCGCTGATTGATAAGCGTGTGGTGAACCACTTTCAGCGATGTTTGCGAGAAGATAACTCGCTTGCTCTCCGCCATGCATTGCTTGCTGATCTGGCGCTAGAAGTGAAACTTCCGTTCAGTATGGATACGTCATCGGCTAGCTATGTTCCGTATAAGGTTTTAGTTCTCTTTCTACAGCGCCTTAGGGCTAACCTAAGCCCGAATAAGTTCATTACTGTGCTGTTAGAGAGTGCAACTCAAGCAGCCAAAGAACTTCGATTCTCTACTATTTCGATGCAAGATTTCCTTGATACTTTCCCCATTGAAAAGCTATCTGTGGAGCAAAGTAAGGAGGGATTAGTTGTCTCATTCGAGACGTCAATGCAGTCTGCTAGTCAGATTGAATCTGAGTTGTTTCTTATCGCTTATACTCACGCCTACTTACAAGCACACTATGCTGAGCTTGGGAAACCTATTCGATATGATTTGAAGACAGCGAATTCGCAGGCGTTAAGCGAGTTAAAAATCCAAACCGAGACTCCTCAATACCTTGGGCAACAGCAAACGTGCATTCAATACGCGGCGTTAGATACGGTTGGTGTACTTAGTGCAGTTAGAGCCAAACCCATGTCTAATGCTCGCAAAGTTGCTGAGGCACTGGCGCCCTATATTGGTCGCATGGACATCGATTTAGACACATTTTGTGCATTGAATGAGATAGGAAAACGCACGGTCCAAAGAGCATTGAAAAAAGAACAAACCACTTACAAGGCAATCAAAGAATCATTAGTCATCGAGTTCGCGAAGCGGGTGATCTCGCAGCAAGATTATTCAATAGCTGATGTTGCGCTTCATTTAGGTTATGCCGACGCTTCGCAATTCATTAGGGCGTTCAAGCGAGTAAACGGCATCACACCTTATCAATGGCAGAAGGGTAGAAGAAAAACCAAGTAA
- a CDS encoding LysR substrate-binding domain-containing protein has translation MVDVKSLLKCDMNLLLCLHVLIEERSVSKTAERLFLSQSAVSKQLTKLRALFDDPLFERESKGLFPTPKALALAPKIHQILLQIEKLTVPEVFDPKDSERTFTIDLVETAYTAIYPHFMPTALADAPHITINSSTWSSDSFKRLLKREVDFGIGIFELDERASTHVQCIPDELDYVELCLDYSVCLMRNDHPALQEEWNLDTFLKYRHIQLVTGGAGDWLLMEVLNSKQLEINKAANVSDITSAIKLCKQSDLLMCYPYNSVRDYIDSGELVMKPVPVDLVPGGLFLLWHKYFDSEPSHKWLRDLIIEQTR, from the coding sequence ATGGTAGATGTTAAAAGCTTACTTAAATGCGATATGAATTTGCTGCTTTGCTTACACGTTCTGATCGAAGAACGCAGTGTGAGTAAAACGGCAGAGCGACTCTTCTTGAGCCAGTCTGCGGTAAGTAAACAGCTCACCAAGCTCAGAGCGTTGTTTGATGATCCGCTGTTTGAGCGCGAATCCAAAGGGCTATTCCCAACCCCTAAAGCACTCGCATTAGCGCCTAAGATCCACCAAATCTTGCTGCAGATCGAAAAGCTGACCGTTCCCGAGGTTTTCGACCCTAAAGACAGTGAACGTACCTTCACTATAGACCTTGTCGAAACTGCCTACACGGCGATTTATCCGCATTTTATGCCGACAGCGCTTGCTGATGCACCGCACATTACCATCAACAGTTCAACGTGGAGCAGCGACAGCTTTAAACGTTTATTAAAGCGCGAAGTAGATTTTGGCATTGGTATTTTCGAATTGGATGAACGTGCCTCTACCCACGTGCAATGTATCCCTGATGAGTTGGATTACGTTGAGCTGTGCTTGGATTATTCTGTGTGCTTGATGCGTAATGACCATCCAGCCTTGCAAGAAGAGTGGAACCTCGACACCTTTCTAAAATATAGACACATACAATTGGTGACGGGCGGAGCAGGCGACTGGCTATTGATGGAAGTATTGAATTCCAAGCAGCTTGAAATCAACAAAGCCGCTAACGTGTCTGACATCACCAGTGCCATCAAGCTGTGTAAGCAGAGCGATCTGTTGATGTGTTATCCGTATAACTCGGTACGCGATTACATTGATAGCGGCGAGTTGGTGATGAAGCCCGTTCCGGTCGATTTGGTGCCAGGAGGCTTGTTCTTGCTGTGGCACAAGTATTTCGATTCAGAGCCGAGCCACAAATGGTTGCGTGACCTGATCATCGAACAGACTCGATAG